A window of Festucalex cinctus isolate MCC-2025b chromosome 6, RoL_Fcin_1.0, whole genome shotgun sequence contains these coding sequences:
- the tspan34a gene encoding tetraspanin 34a isoform X1, with amino-acid sequence MCCSGFLKMMMFIFNGTIFVAGAAILGVGIWVKVDSNSLMGILDEVESLPQEVSQVANVGYLLIGVGAVLLVIGFLGCCGAVKESRCMLLTFFSIVLIIFLIEVAGAIMLLVFKDLAETVFDSLEDEVKKSLVTEYGRDESLTSLWNSTMEGFMCCGYKNYTDFNGSPFNVQNGGVYPSQCCNGTSIGETCTQSAAHLASELKMVDGCFDKLLQFIEENSTIIAGVALGIAALEIAAMVVSMVLYKDIGNKA; translated from the exons ATGTGTTGCTCAGGTTTCCTCAAAATGATGATGTTCATCTTCAATGGCACCATCTTC GTAGCAGGTGCTGCCATCTTGGGAGTGGGCATCTGGGTGAAAGTGGACAGCAATTCCCTCATGGGAATCCTGGATGAAGTGGAGTCCCTTCCGCAGGAGGTGTCCCAGGTGGCCAACGTGGGCTACCTGCTCATTGGCGTGGGCGCCGTGCTGCTGGTCATCGGCTTCCTGGGTTGCTGCGGCGCCGTCAAGGAGAGCAGGTGCATGCTGTTGACG TTCTTCAGTATCGTGCTGATCATATTCCTCATTGAGGTCGCTGGCGCCATCATGCTGCTCGTTTTCAAGGATCTG GCGGAGACGGTCTTTGACAGTCTCGAGGACGAAGTCAAGAAAAGCCTCGTCACCGAGTACGGAAGGGATGAGAGCCTGACATCGCTGTGGAACTCCACCATGGAGGGG TTCATGTGCTGTGGATACAAGAACTACACCGATTTCAACGGCTCTCCCTTCAACGTCCAAAATGGAGGCGTTTATCCATCCCAGTGTTGCAACGGGACGTCCATCGGCGAAACGTGCACCCAGTCGGCCGCGCATCTCGCCTCAGAACTGAAG ATGGTGGACGGCTGCTTCGACAAGCTGCTGCAGTTCATTGAGGAAAACTCCACCATCATTGCCGGCGTGGCTCTCGGAATCGCCGCTCTTgag ATTGCTGCCATGGTGGTTTCAATGGTTCTCTACAAGGACATAGGCAACAAAGCATGA
- the tspan34a gene encoding tetraspanin 34a isoform X2 — MGILDEVESLPQEVSQVANVGYLLIGVGAVLLVIGFLGCCGAVKESRCMLLTFFSIVLIIFLIEVAGAIMLLVFKDLAETVFDSLEDEVKKSLVTEYGRDESLTSLWNSTMEGFMCCGYKNYTDFNGSPFNVQNGGVYPSQCCNGTSIGETCTQSAAHLASELKMVDGCFDKLLQFIEENSTIIAGVALGIAALEIAAMVVSMVLYKDIGNKA; from the exons ATGGGAATCCTGGATGAAGTGGAGTCCCTTCCGCAGGAGGTGTCCCAGGTGGCCAACGTGGGCTACCTGCTCATTGGCGTGGGCGCCGTGCTGCTGGTCATCGGCTTCCTGGGTTGCTGCGGCGCCGTCAAGGAGAGCAGGTGCATGCTGTTGACG TTCTTCAGTATCGTGCTGATCATATTCCTCATTGAGGTCGCTGGCGCCATCATGCTGCTCGTTTTCAAGGATCTG GCGGAGACGGTCTTTGACAGTCTCGAGGACGAAGTCAAGAAAAGCCTCGTCACCGAGTACGGAAGGGATGAGAGCCTGACATCGCTGTGGAACTCCACCATGGAGGGG TTCATGTGCTGTGGATACAAGAACTACACCGATTTCAACGGCTCTCCCTTCAACGTCCAAAATGGAGGCGTTTATCCATCCCAGTGTTGCAACGGGACGTCCATCGGCGAAACGTGCACCCAGTCGGCCGCGCATCTCGCCTCAGAACTGAAG ATGGTGGACGGCTGCTTCGACAAGCTGCTGCAGTTCATTGAGGAAAACTCCACCATCATTGCCGGCGTGGCTCTCGGAATCGCCGCTCTTgag ATTGCTGCCATGGTGGTTTCAATGGTTCTCTACAAGGACATAGGCAACAAAGCATGA
- the dand5 gene encoding DAN domain family member 5 has translation MKLPSSKHPFEAQCDVCCCVGIVTPSFLESAASFPFPRNTLGHIRKVSKADFESSGGGPGPVRVVQLDPRLLAQSGFFGRRSPARSSRPPFPAFLSHGRPGPVPKAPASPLRHLQGERPVEMEHKKRQGLHMWQRAIDKGSKVAVALPDNLKDAKQTCATVPFVQRVTAEGCSTVTVHNKLCFGQCSSLFVPDEVDPAWKGSRQRAPCSRCAPSKAHAVNVPLQCGGQVRQRRVMLVEECKCETGREEKSAEEVSTRL, from the exons ATGAAACTGCCGTCGAGCAAACATCCCTTTGAAGCTCAGTGTGACGTTTGCTGCTGCGTGGGAATTGTGACACCTTCCTTCCTTGAAAGTGCAG CATCTTTCCCCTTCCCTCGCAACACTTTGGGGCACATCCGCAAAGTGTCAAAAGCTGACTTTGAGTCGTCCGGCGGTGGACCCGGCCCCGTGAGAGTGGTCCAGCTGGACCCCCGCCTTCTGGCCCAGTCCGGCTTCTTCGGAAGGAGAAGCCCCGCCAGAAGCTCCAGACCGCCCTTCCCCGCCTTCCTGTCCCACGGGCGGCCCGGCCCGGTCCCGAAGGCCCCCGCGAGCCCGCTGCGCCACCTGCAGGGCGAAAGACCGGTTGAGATGGAGCACAAGAAGAGGCAAGGCCTGCACATGTGGCAGAGGGCCATCGATAAGGGAAGCAAGGTGGCCGTGGCTTTGCCTGACAACCTGAAGGACGCCAAACAGACGTGCGCTACTGTTCCTTTCGTTCAG CGTGTGACCGCCGAGGGGTGCAGCACAGTGACCGTACACAACAAGTTGTGTTTCGGCCAGTGCAGCTCCCTGTTCGTCCCCGACGAGGTCGACCCGGCCTGGAAGGGGTCCCGCCAGCGCGCTCCCTGCTCCCGCTGTGCCCCCTCCAAGGCGCACGCCGTCAACGTGCCCCTGCAGTGCGGCGGCCAGGTCCGCCAGCGGCGAGTGATGCTGGTGGAGGAGTGCAAGTGCGAGACGGGTCGCGAGGAGAAGAGCGCGGAGGAGGTTTCAACGCGCTTGTGA